TCGACCTTGGAGAAACCGTCGACATTGAATTCAAGGTCGAAGTCGACGGTGGACAATGTCTGACCGGTCCGCGACGCATCACCCGTCAGGCAAGCCTGACGTCGATCGAAAGCCCATGCGCGAATGGCCTCCCCCCGCTGCCACCCGGGCCCGCGGTCACGCCATCGGCGACGCCGCCAACGCCAAGAGCGAGCCCCGAAAGAACGGCTGCGCCAACCCCGGCAGAAACACCGCCAGCGACGCCAACGGCTCCTCCTGGTGCGGACGGATCCTCTCCGGCGGGGAGCCGGACAGATGGCGCTGGCTTGATCTCTACCGATGGCGAGACAATCACGACTCGACTCGCGGAACGGTTTCGAGACCGCCACGAGAGTGACCTGAATCACGACGCCTACATCGACCAATACGCACAAGGGAGCGCCTATGAAATCATTCTCATCGATCGACCCGAAGGGTTGGAGGTTCAGGTCTATTCACCCGATGCCCCCCTGAGCATGGTCAATTTCACCTACGACCATATCCTCAATCCCGGCTTTGCCGACCCTCCTCAGTTCACCGGGGCCACATTCATGGCCAAGGGCAGCCCGGAGGGTCCGGCCAATGACGATCCGGGTTGGATGGCGAGCCGGCTTTACGCGCAGGTGGACTCGATTCGCGGGCGCTCGTGGGCCGAGATCCGACAGCGCAGGGAGATCGTCACCCTCGAGTTCACGCCCCGACGCGAACTTGGCGGCAATTTCCCTCAGTACTATTCGGACATTCTGCGCTACCGCGCCGGAGCGGGCGGAATCACTCTGGAGAGGGATACCGCCCGATACTTCTCTGCGGGACCCACGACAAATTTCGCGCATGGCACACCGGGGTTCGAACTATCCCAGCCCTTTCTCGGCATTGATCAGGCCCGCCTGCATCAATTCACCCTCGGGCGCGAAATTTTTCGCGCCAGTTTTCTGGGGGAACGCTTGCCCGGCAATGGTGGTTTCGCGGTTGGCGGCAGTCCGGATGCAGCGAGCAGCACTTGTGTCCATTGCCATTTCCAACTGGGCAAAGCCGCACCCCCCGGGCGAGCTGATCGCTTGCGCCAGGGGTTTATCAACGAGGCTGGAGACCTCCGTGTCGCGCCGTCGTTGATTGGACTCGGACTTCTCGAAGCTGTCGACGACAGCACCATCGAGGACTTCGCGCGACAGAGCGGCGGCAAAATCCCTGCGGGGCGATTTGGATGGAAGGCCAGCGAACCAACCCTGCGAGACCAGATCGAGAAAGCGTTCGTATTGGACCTCGGAGTCGAGAACCCTGACGAGAGATTTGTCGACAGGATCGAAGACTATATCCGGGGACTCGGCGTGCCGGTACGGAGACACCCGCGAGCCCAGATCGCCCAGCAGGCCAATACACGACTTCGCGTACCCGACCAATTGACCATCACTGACCCTGATGTCCTCGACGGAGAGAGGACCTTCCGGGATATTGGCTGCGCAGGCTGCCACCGCCCGGAGATGCAAACGGGCGACTTTCATCCAGTCGCTCAGTTCCGGAACATCACCATCCGGCCTTTCACCGACTTGCTCCTCTGGAATATGGGCGAGGACCTTTGTGCGGATAACGACGAGGGTTCTGCGGACCGGTGCGAGTGGCGAACCGCACCCCTTTGGGGAATCCGCCTTCAGGAATGGGTCACCGGGCATGCGACCTTCCTCCATGACGGTCGCGCCACAACTTTGGACGAATCCATCCTTCTGCATGGAGGAGATGCCGCATCCGTGCGGACCTCCTACCAAGAGCTCTCCGACACTCGCCAGAAAAATCTCCTGCTCTACCTGCTCACCCTCTAACAGGGCCCAGGCATGAGGGAATAGAAGGGCGCGCGAGATCGCCAGTGCTTGACACCTTGCATGGGGTTGATGGATGTTGGCAAACGGGATTTCTCGACCCGCGAGTAGCTATGAAAAATTCTAAAGGCAAAGAAAAAACGCGCGCCATTTGTCGGACCTGCATGATCTCCTGCGGTGTCTTCATGGAAATCGTAGATGGACGGGTCAAGAGTTTGATTGGCGACTCGGATGATCCCGCGTCGCATGGGTACTCCTGCCGCAGAGGCCGCGATATCGAGGGGCACCTATACGGCCCCAACCGAATCCTCCGCCCTCTGCAGAAAGACGCGAACGGAGAATTCCAATCCGTTTCACCGCAAACCGCCGTTTCCGGGATTGCCGAGAGACTGAGTGAAATTGTCGACAAGCACGGCCCTGCCTCTGTGGCCCTCTACTCGGGCACCTACGCGCTGGCCCCTCCGGGCGGCATGGTATCCGGTGCGTTCATGGATGCACTGGGTTCTCCGATGTCATTCAGCTGCGGCTCGATCGACCAACCCGGAAAACTCCTGGCACGCGCCCTGCACGGAAAATGGCACGCGGGCGGCACTGCATTCGCCGAGGCGGAAACATGGTTGTTCATCGGCACCAACCCGGCGGTATCGGGCCTTGGCGGCGTCCCCACGATCAATCCCAACTGGCACCTGCACCGAGCGGTAAAGCGTGGAATCAAACTGATCGTGATTGATCCCAGACGCAGCGAAACCGCACAGAAGGCTCGAGTCCACCTGCAACCGGTTCCCGGCGAGGATGCGACCATCCTGGCCGGCATGGTTCGTCTTGTGCTCGCAGAAGGGCTTGAGGACAAGGACTTCGTTGCCGAGAACGGCAAGAATCTCGAAGAACTGCGCCAGCACGTCGAACCATTTACACCTGAGTTCGTGGAGAAACGCGCTGACATTCCGGCCGATCAACTGCGCGAGGCCACGCGGATCTTCGCCAACGCCAAAACCGGTGGCGCCAGCGCCGGTACCGGGTCCAATATGTCGCCGCGGGGAACTCTGGCCGAGTATCTTCTGGCTTGCCTGATCACGCTCTGCGGCTTTCGTGCCAAGCAAGGTGACCGGGTCCCGAACCCCGGCGTGCTCGTACCCAAGGGACCGCGACGCGCCCAACCGCTGGAACCCATGCCCGTTGCCTGGGGCTTTCCGCCCGCATTGCGGGTTCGCGGGCTCTCCAACACTGCCTGCGGTTTGCCAACAGGTGCGCTTGCTGACGAGATCTTGCTCGAGGGCGACGGCCAGATCCGTGCGCTCTTCTGCCTGGGCGGCAATCCATTGACCGCCTGGCCCGATCAGATCAAGACGCGCGCCGCTCTGGAAAAACTGGACCTGCTCGTTGTGCTCGACCCGAAGATGAACCAGACGGCGCGCTACGCGGACTACGTCATCCCGCCCAAACTGGTCCCGGAGATCCCCGCGCTGAGCTACGATTTCGAAGAACTCGAGACTCATTCGCCGGGCTGGGGATATCCAGTCCCCTATGCGGCCTACCGCGAGGCTCTGGTCGCCCCCCCCGAAGGATCCGAGCTCCTCGAAGATTGGGAATTATTTTACTACCTGGCGCGAGAGATGAAGCTGCCCCTGCAAGTCTACTTCGGCCTGCTCCGAGACCCGGGCGATCCCGACGGGCGCTTTGTTTCCCTCGACATGGAAAACAAGCCGACTACAGACGATTTTTTTGACTGGCTCACCGAGGGCTCGCGTATCCCGTTGTCCGAGGTGCGCAAGCACCAGGCCGGACGTCTCTACGAAGACCCCGATGCCGTGGTTCTGCCGCGGGATCCGGATTGCACCTCGTTTCTCGAACTCGGCAACCCGATCATGATGGAACAACTCGACGAAGCTCTACAGCAGGGAGCTCTCCCGGGCGACGAAGAATTCCCGTTCCGGCTTTTGAGCCGAAGGCAGAAACATACCCTGAACTCTCTGGGTCGCGACCAAGCGGATCTGGTCCGTGAGCGCCCTCATAATCCACTGTTTATGCACCCCGCGGACATGGAGCGCATCGGCGCCGACAATGGCAAGATCGTCTCGATCTCTTCGCGCCGCGCCACCATTCACGCGGTCGTGCAGGAGTCCAACGAACTCCGCGAGGGCGTGGTCTCCATGAGCCATGCCTACGGGATCGATCTCGACCGACTGAAAGCAGGATCGGACCCCTCCGAGCCGCAGGAATACTCTATGGGCAACCATACGGGCGCACTGGCCAGTGCAGATCTGGACTATCAGGAGCCCTACACGGGAATACCGAGGATGAGTTCGATTCCTGTGCACGTCACCCTCGGAGACCTCACCTGAGACGGAGAAGACGGCAACACGAGCAAATGCGTTCGGGCTCGCCGCAAGCAAGCACAAAGGCGTGAAGAATCTTTGAGCGGCTGCTAAGGACACTGGCATGAGCCGAGATCTCGACAACAAGACTGTGGTCAAACCGGCCAACTTTGCCCACTTCGTCCTGCGAGTCACGGACCTGAAAGCATCGATTGCGTTTTACGAAAAACTTCTCGGGATGCACGTCGTCCACGAGGCCCCCTTCATCGCTTTTCTGACCTACGATGCCGAACATCACAGAGTCGCCCTCGTAGTCACACCCGTGACCGATCAGGCACCTCCAGGAGCAGCCGGACTCGACCATGTCGCCTACACGTTTTCCTCGCTGGAGGCCCTGCTCGGGAGCTACCTGCGCCTGAAAGAACTTGGCATCGTCCCGGTCTGGTCGATCAACCACGGACCGACGACGTCGCTTTACTACGCCGACCCCGATGGGAATCGGATCGAGTTGCAAGTGGACAACTTCGAAACCGAGCAACAGGCGCAGGACTTCATGTCCAGCGATGTCTTTATACAAAACCCGATCGGTGTGGAGTTTGATGCCGACAAGCTTGCCGCCCGCTTCATCGCCGGCGACCCGATCGACGAACTGCAGAAACAGGGCGCCACCGAAAACTAGTCGAGAAACTCCTTGCGGATCGCCTCGCTGTCGGCTCCAAGAGCCGCGGCACGAGGGCGGGACGGGTCGTCGCTCAGCGTGCTGATATGCATTGCATGTCCGGGGATCCGCATCCCGGTCCCCTTGATTTCCAGAACCATATTGCGCTCATGCGATTGCGCGGAATCAATCGCCTGCGGGACCGTACGCACAGGCCCCGAGGGGACGCCCGCTTCCTGCAGGCTTTTGGCCAACTCATCCCGGGGACGGTCCGCGACAGCTTTCTGGATGGCCGCCAGAATCTCGTCTCGATTCGCAATCCTGCCAACCAGTTCCTGGAAACGCTCGTCCGCGAGCCACTCTTCGTGGCCCAGGACCCCCGCCAGCCGACCGAAGGACTTCTCATCCGGCGCACAGATTGCGAGGGGACCGTCGGCTGCGTCAAAAATATCGAACGGAACAATCGTGGAGTTCCCGTTGCCCATGCG
The genomic region above belongs to Candidatus Binatia bacterium and contains:
- a CDS encoding di-heme oxidoredictase family protein — its product is MLVQSLAFSGNANLKNATMQPGIHQGNYRCILPGILLALSMILPGCGSSAPSTFIEAESGIILGAAAVYSDENASGRQGVAYLGSSGAGVRVANVPESTTVNIRYAAARPGSLSVFINGERVGSIDFPSTGAWVGSYGVASFPFAIPANSDFSLIFAEGDTAMNVDRLRFFHLDPPDAPTPLPLPSATPDPAVDPDPIVDATEAIFGINADGQLFHVDEGWSASFHYLCLENDCRPGVRVDGHFLRDVSQLVDLGETVDIEFKVEVDGGQCLTGPRRITRQASLTSIESPCANGLPPLPPGPAVTPSATPPTPRASPERTAAPTPAETPPATPTAPPGADGSSPAGSRTDGAGLISTDGETITTRLAERFRDRHESDLNHDAYIDQYAQGSAYEIILIDRPEGLEVQVYSPDAPLSMVNFTYDHILNPGFADPPQFTGATFMAKGSPEGPANDDPGWMASRLYAQVDSIRGRSWAEIRQRREIVTLEFTPRRELGGNFPQYYSDILRYRAGAGGITLERDTARYFSAGPTTNFAHGTPGFELSQPFLGIDQARLHQFTLGREIFRASFLGERLPGNGGFAVGGSPDAASSTCVHCHFQLGKAAPPGRADRLRQGFINEAGDLRVAPSLIGLGLLEAVDDSTIEDFARQSGGKIPAGRFGWKASEPTLRDQIEKAFVLDLGVENPDERFVDRIEDYIRGLGVPVRRHPRAQIAQQANTRLRVPDQLTITDPDVLDGERTFRDIGCAGCHRPEMQTGDFHPVAQFRNITIRPFTDLLLWNMGEDLCADNDEGSADRCEWRTAPLWGIRLQEWVTGHATFLHDGRATTLDESILLHGGDAASVRTSYQELSDTRQKNLLLYLLTL
- a CDS encoding molybdopterin-dependent oxidoreductase, producing MKNSKGKEKTRAICRTCMISCGVFMEIVDGRVKSLIGDSDDPASHGYSCRRGRDIEGHLYGPNRILRPLQKDANGEFQSVSPQTAVSGIAERLSEIVDKHGPASVALYSGTYALAPPGGMVSGAFMDALGSPMSFSCGSIDQPGKLLARALHGKWHAGGTAFAEAETWLFIGTNPAVSGLGGVPTINPNWHLHRAVKRGIKLIVIDPRRSETAQKARVHLQPVPGEDATILAGMVRLVLAEGLEDKDFVAENGKNLEELRQHVEPFTPEFVEKRADIPADQLREATRIFANAKTGGASAGTGSNMSPRGTLAEYLLACLITLCGFRAKQGDRVPNPGVLVPKGPRRAQPLEPMPVAWGFPPALRVRGLSNTACGLPTGALADEILLEGDGQIRALFCLGGNPLTAWPDQIKTRAALEKLDLLVVLDPKMNQTARYADYVIPPKLVPEIPALSYDFEELETHSPGWGYPVPYAAYREALVAPPEGSELLEDWELFYYLAREMKLPLQVYFGLLRDPGDPDGRFVSLDMENKPTTDDFFDWLTEGSRIPLSEVRKHQAGRLYEDPDAVVLPRDPDCTSFLELGNPIMMEQLDEALQQGALPGDEEFPFRLLSRRQKHTLNSLGRDQADLVRERPHNPLFMHPADMERIGADNGKIVSISSRRATIHAVVQESNELREGVVSMSHAYGIDLDRLKAGSDPSEPQEYSMGNHTGALASADLDYQEPYTGIPRMSSIPVHVTLGDLT
- a CDS encoding VOC family protein yields the protein MSRDLDNKTVVKPANFAHFVLRVTDLKASIAFYEKLLGMHVVHEAPFIAFLTYDAEHHRVALVVTPVTDQAPPGAAGLDHVAYTFSSLEALLGSYLRLKELGIVPVWSINHGPTTSLYYADPDGNRIELQVDNFETEQQAQDFMSSDVFIQNPIGVEFDADKLAARFIAGDPIDELQKQGATEN